One genomic region from Frateuria soli encodes:
- a CDS encoding DUF456 domain-containing protein, with the protein MEIALYLLAALLILGGLAGTVLPMLPGIPMIFGGIWLVAAVDGYRHLGLAWLLVIGALGALGVLVDFVAGAMGAKRIGASPRALWGATIGTVVGMFFNIPGLILGPFVGALLGELSAGTSVLRSAHVGAGTWIGLLAGTLVKLVISFLMVGLFGLAMLL; encoded by the coding sequence TGCTCGCCGCATTGCTGATCCTCGGCGGCCTCGCCGGCACGGTGCTGCCGATGCTGCCGGGCATCCCGATGATCTTCGGCGGCATCTGGCTGGTCGCCGCGGTGGACGGCTACCGCCACCTGGGCCTGGCCTGGCTGCTGGTGATCGGCGCGCTCGGGGCGCTCGGCGTACTGGTCGACTTCGTCGCCGGCGCCATGGGCGCCAAACGGATCGGCGCCAGCCCCCGCGCGCTGTGGGGCGCCACCATCGGCACCGTGGTGGGCATGTTCTTCAACATCCCGGGACTGATCCTGGGTCCGTTCGTGGGCGCGTTGCTCGGCGAGCTCTCCGCCGGCACCAGCGTGCTGCGCTCGGCCCACGTCGGTGCCGGCACCTGGATCGGGCTGCTCGCCGGCACGCTGGTCAAGCTGGTGATCTCGTTCCTGATGGTCGGCCTGTTCGGCCTGGCCATGCTGCTCTAG